One part of the Eleginops maclovinus isolate JMC-PN-2008 ecotype Puerto Natales chromosome 14, JC_Emac_rtc_rv5, whole genome shotgun sequence genome encodes these proteins:
- the msantd1 gene encoding myb/SANT-like DNA-binding domain-containing protein 1, which translates to MASEDGFSYLMAGQSEKHRRAPNWTDGEMKALLYVWEEHHNELKMSKRNAKVYEKMSQRFFQLTGEQRFKEEIKMKITNMSFQYRRLKTVASESGETPDWPYYKAIEKILSKPLENGRVISLEFQGSTAGPSTSSQSADNLVPQSEEGLMGYLPEYTGSSDEMEIKQEFDSLSSDSEHTHGSSSHPTPARKRHGSRHLSMKKKKLRLMQAMLQQQKKSSRAIEETCREVRRAMHQQNLLQVQCLQLQERMMNLLEKMIQPSTPSASWGQTGVKDPVKP; encoded by the exons ATGGCATCAGAGGACGGTTTCAGCTACCTAATGGCAGGTCAGAGTGAGAAACACAGACGGGCCCCGAACTGGACCGACGGTGAAATGAAAGCCCTCCTGTATGTGTGGGAGGAACATCACAAcgaactgaaaatgagcaaaaggAACGCCAAGGTTTACGAGAAGATGTCCCAGAGGTTTTTCCAGCTGACCGGAGAGCAGCGTTTCAAAGAGGAGATCAAGATGAAAATCACCAACATGTCATTTCAGTACAG GAGACTGAAAACCGTGGCCAGTGAAAGTGGGGAGACGCCGGACTGGCCGTACTATAAGGCCATCGAGAAGATCCTCTCCAAACCGCTGGAAAACGGACGGGTGATCTCTTTGGAGTTTCAGGGTTCAACTGCAGGCCCGTCCACTTCCTCCCAATCTGCAGATAACCTGGTGCCCCAGTCAGAGGAGGGATTAATGGGATATCTGCCAGAGTACACAGGCTCCTCAGATGAGATGGAGATAAAACAAGAGTTTGACTCTTTGAGCTCTGACAGTGAGCACACACACGGCTCCAG CTCTCACCCTACTCCAGCCAGGAAAAGACACGGCAGCAGGCATCTGTccatgaagaaaaagaaattgcGGTTGATGCAGGCCATGCTACAGCAACAAAAGAAGTCGAGCCGGGCCATAGAGGAGACATGTCGGGAGGTCCGTCGAGCCATGCACCAACAGAATCTCCTCCAGGTCCAGTGTCTGCAGCTGCAGGAACGTATGATGAACCTTCTGGAGAAGATGATCCAGCCTTCCACCCCGTCAGCATCATGGGGTCAGACCGGGGTCAAAGATCCAGTGAAGCCATGA
- the dtx4a gene encoding E3 ubiquitin-protein ligase DTX4a, with amino-acid sequence MLLASAVVVWEWLNEHGRWRPYSPAVCHHIEAVIRSDPRSGSVVLGQVDSRLSPYIIDLHSMHQFRQDTGTLRPVRRSFYDPTSAPGQGWLWEWENDAGSWTAYDTEVGIAIQAARDRQQPWLDLAPLGFCYLIDFESMTQINGQTQRCRRIQRRSDLAYPLVSGPLPKSHHAWGPMSMPSHGGLLGVDVSGVGMGIRMSNSGTGNGSAYPSGALPASAITSLGQPCACQQCMLVLSVKAGTMSAHTLGRRPPQTKPPSPKMSYPVQGGSYSLTLPRPPTLSRSFSPHRTSIVGATGGYTLGGMGGMGVAGGVGMFGGSGVGSASLGYGGGFTHSLSLLGSATAALSLSSTRPPPPPLPPPPPPPPPPSNTLLSSATSPPHPSTSSSFSTLSSAPTVPCLGPPLISTAASTCTPSPSARVLGPVSSSGAAACAAPLPPRSSLAGLSRPALQRIAMAQSRALIASGVPTVPVKNLNGSSPVHPALAGITGILMSAAGLPVCLTRPPKLVLHPPPVSKSDIKPIPGLGHCCRKTTKKQARKGKTPEEVVKRYLQKVRNPPEEDCTICMEALAGPSGYKGPGVGGISRAESVGRLAQCGHQYHLQCLVAMYNNGNKDGSLQCPTCKTIYGVKTGNQPPGKMEYHVIPHSLPGHPDCKTIRIIYNIPPGIQGPEHPNPGKPFTARGFPRHCYLPDSEKGRRVLRLLLVAWDRRLIFSVGTSSTTGESDTVIWNEVHHKTEFGSNLTGHGYPDPGHLDNVLEELKAQGITEEECLPRD; translated from the exons ATGTTACTAGCATCCGCCGTAGTGGTATGGGAATGGCTGAACGAGCACGGACGCTGGCGGCCCTACAGCCCGGCTGTCTGTCATCACATCGAGGCAGTCATCCGGAGCGACCCGCGGAGTGGTAGTGTTGTCCTCGGCCAGGTGGACTCTCGCCTATCGCCCTACATCATCGATTTGCATTCCATGCACCAGTTCCGACAAGACACag GTACCCTTCGACCGGTACGGCGTAGCTTCTACGACCCCACCTCTGCGCCCGGCCAGGGCTGGTTGTGGGAGTGGGAGAACGACGCTGGCAGTTGGACGGCGTACGACACGGAGGTGGGCATCGCCATCCAGGCCGCGCGTGACCGTCAGCAGCCCTGGCTGGACCTGGCGCCGCTGGGTTTCTGCTACCTCATTGACTTTGAAAGCATGACCCAAATCAACGGGCAGACGCAACGCTGCCGACGCATTCAGCGACGCTCAGACTTGGCGTACCCGCTGGTGTCTGGGCCCTTACCCAAATCCCACCATGCCTGGGGGCCCATGTCCATGCCCAGCCATGGAGGACTGCTTGGTGTGGATGTATCAGGAGTGGGCATGGGGATCCGCATGAGCAACAGTGGGACTGGAAATGGGAGCGCGTACCCCAGTGGGGCGCTCCCTGCCTCCGCCATCACCTCCTTAGGACAGCCCTGCGCCTGTCAGCAGTGTATGTTGGTGCTGAGTGTCAAAGCAGGCACCATGTCTGCTCACACTCTTGGGCGGAGACCTCCACAGACTAAGCCACCTAGTCCCAAAATGAGTTACCCTGTCCAAGGAGGGTCatactctctcactctccctcgACCTCCTACCCTGTCGCGGTCCTTCTCCCCCCACAGGACATCCATAGTTGGTGCGACAGGTGGCTACACTCTAGGTGGAATGGGTGGAATGGGTGTAGCAGGAGGTGTAGGAATGTTTGGTGGCAGTGGTGTTGGCAGTGCCAGCCTCGGTTATGGTGGAGGCTTCACCcactctctttccctcctcGGCTCAGCCACCGCCgcactctccctctcctccacccgcccccctcctccacctctcccacctcctcctccgcctcctcccccGCCCTCCAACACACTCTTATCTTCTGCCACCTCACCCCCTCACCCCTCCACCTCGTCCTCCTTCTCTACTTTGAGCTCGGCCCCTACAGTGCCCTGCCTAGGCCCACCTCTCATCTCCACGGCTGCCTCCACCTGCACGCCCTCGCCTTCGGCCCGCGTCCTGGGCCCGGTGTCTTCATCTGGTGCTGCTGCCTGCGCTGCCCCTTTGCCCCCCCGGTCCAGCCTGGCCGGGCTGAGCCGACCTGCACTGCAGCGTATCGCCATGGCTCAGTCACGTGCCCTTATCGCCTCTGG AGTGCCAACTGTTCCTGTAAAGAACCTGAACGGATCGAGCCCGGTACACCCTGCACTAGCAG GCATTACAGGCATCCTTATGAGCGCTGCaggacttcctgtctgcctgaCCCGCCCTCCCAAGCTAGTGCTTCATCCTCCACCTGTCAGCAAAAGTGACATCAAGCCCATCCCTGGTCTGGGCCACTGCTGCCGTAAGACCACGAAGAAGCAGGCTCGCAAAG GAAAGACCCCTGAGGAGGTGGTGAAGAGGTACCTTCAGAAAGTCCGCAATCCCCCAGAGGAA GACTGCACCATCTGCATGGAGGCCCTGGCCGGACCATCGGGCTACAAAGGCCCCGGCGTGGGGGGCATCTCACGGGCAGAGTCAGTGGGCCGCCTGGCTCAGTGCGGTCACCAGTACCACCTCCAATGCCTCGTTGCTATGTACAACAATGGCAACAAGGACGGCAGCTTGCAATGTCCAACCTGCAAGACCATCTACGGAGTCAAGACCGGCAACCAGCCCCCGGGCAAGATGGAGTACCACGTCATCCCCCACTCGCTACCCGGCCACCCGGACTGCAAAACCATCCGGATCATTTATAACATCCCTCCTGGCATCCAG gGCCCCGAGCACCCGAATCCAGGCAAACCCTTCACTGCCCGCGGGTTCCCCAGACACTGCTACCTCCCTGACAGCGAGAAGGGACGCAGG GTGCTGAGGCTTCTTCTGGTAGCGTGGGACCGCCGGCTCATTTTCTCTGTGGGTACATCCAGCACCACGGGCGAGTCCGATACAGTCATCTGGAACGAGGTGCACCACAAGACGGAGTTCGGCTCCAACTTAACGGGCCACGGCTACCCCGACCCCGGCCACCTGGACAACGTTCTGGAGGAGCTCAAGGCTCAGGGCATCACGGAGGAGGAATGCCTACCCAGAGACTGA
- the si:ch211-119e14.1 gene encoding retrotransposon-like protein 1, which produces MSNTASSSNTTVLILVLCLLGLIVLLIFLYKKLNRDANGEYTVRRMVYKDGGVRDRMRGAALALGTRFGVQLWPQSDDDREESQEVQDKEGQVEEGGSQESDSEGYGQKEEDTEEEQRGKAKENEGDSSDDNSSVEGSEAEEQARLMDQAEAKGEIDQKGDDGEGKGKASGGGGLLVDLKQFSGSAIWSEEEGGEGKNSDITAL; this is translated from the coding sequence ATGAGTAACACGGCATCGTCATCCAACACGACTGTGCTGATCCTTGTTTTATGCCTATTAGGCTTAATAGTTTTGCTGATCTTCTTGTACAAGAAGTTGAACAGGGATGCCAATGGAGAATACACCGTGCGGCGCATGGTGTATAAGGATGGAGGGGTCAGGGATCGCATGAGAGGAGCAGCGTTAGCTCTGGGGACACGTTTCGGGGTCCAACTGTGGCCTCAAAGTGACGACGACAGAGAAGAAAGCCAGGAAGTCCAAGATAAGGAGGGACAGGTGGAGGAGGGTGGTAGCCAGGAGAGTGACAGTGAGGGATATGGCCAGAAAGAGGAGGATACTGAAGAAGAGCAGCGTGGTAAGGCAAAGGAAAATGAAGGTGACTCCTCAGATGATAACTCAAGCGTGGAGGGTTCTGAGGCAGAGGAGCAAGCCAGGCTAATGGATCAGGCAGAGGCAAAGGGAGAGATAGATCAGAAGGGGGATGATGGGGAAGGGAAAGGGAAAGCAAGCGGAGGGGGTGGATTGTTGGTAGATCTAAAGCAGTTCTCTGGAAGTGCAATCTGGTCTGAGGAAGAGGGAGGTGAGGGTAAGAACAGTGATATCACTGCACTGTGA